In the Silene latifolia isolate original U9 population chromosome 1, ASM4854445v1, whole genome shotgun sequence genome, ACTTATCTTTCTTTCCGCTTTTGTTAATTAAGTCATTAGAGAAActgggttgttacagttggtatcagagcgaccttGAGACCGTGAATAGTAATTGTGCGATACATTATTATTTCACCTATCGAGGAAGCATTCGGGACTCATGACTTTAGGgtaaaataaaatgtaataacTAGAACTCTTAGATCACTAAAATGAGAGAATCACTAGCTAACCTTTACGATGAATAATAAACGAGGATATATGTTTGGGAGGGTAGAACTACCTGAAAGATCCTAACCGTCATAGGGATCAATGTTTGTGCTACCTTCTGCATGCTATGTGTTAATTTCTTGCTTGAATTGTCTGATTAACTATCTAACTTAGTATGTATACTCGCTATCCCTAGCAACTTAGAATGGACCCCAACCTAGGAATACCGCCGTATTAGAACCTGACTTGAATTTCATCTAGATGGTGAGATCAAGTAAGAGACCCATGGAAATGACCAAGGAAGAAGTTGCAGAAGTAGAGAGGAAGAAGAGATTCAAGAAGTGGCTCAGGGATCACCCTAACAAGATAAGAAGGATTAAATCGGCACACCAAAATCGGACTACTAACTAGGAAGATGAGGCCAATAATTTTCACTTCACCCGCCGGGAGAGGAACCCCAAGCTAGAAGCTGCTACAAAGAAAAAGGACAATGCCCGAGCAAACGTTTGTGACAATGGCCCAATTTTCTTCTTCGAGAGGTCAGACTATCCAAACTTTATTAGAGTTTGTGAATGGAGATTTAAGGAATTTAATGTACCACCCGACTGGAAGGTGGAGTTCGCCACCACCAAGCTGATAGGGAAGGCAGAATTATGGTGGAACCGCATCTTAGCCAGAGGAGACCAAGAGAACCATGACTATGATTGGTATGAGTTCAAGTTAGCACTCAATGCCTGTGCCAAAGCAATCGAGAAGGGAGCAAGATTTCTGTACTAGATAGAGACTAGGAAACCTAAACCCCAGCTCAGCCTACCGTAGGTTTAACTGCGTTCTTTTATGCTAGTTATAGATTTCTTTGTAACCGCCACCTAATGAAGCTACTTAGTGTTAGCTTGTAACAAGGAAGTTAACAATGAATTCGTTCTTGTTCTTCTTGTTTTGTTCTACTTTTGTCTCACTTCTGGTTTGTGCATGTATTTTCTTTTACTTGTGCTGATGATACCACACCTCGAGCAGATGACAGTAATAAGAAGCAACGGGAATGGAAACGGAAATCCCCAAGAGTACTTACGGAGACAAGGATATGAGGAGGCTATGACTCAAATGGCTGCTCAACTAGCTGCATCACAAGTAACAATCACGCAACTACTCAACAACCAGAACCAGAACCAGAGCCAACACCATCCCTCCGCTTTCGATAAGTTCTCAAAGCATCGACCTCCATCTTACCATGGCTCCGACGATCCTAATGATCTTGCAAATTGGCTAGTGGAAATGGAGAAACTGCTGAGGCTAAGCCACACTCCCGAAGAGGAAAAGATTGAGATAGTATCCTACTACCTCAAAGGAGCAGCGAACGATTGGTGGACAATCGCTCAAGAAGCTTTTAAGACAACCCCTGGATACGGATGGAACGAGTTCAGAGCCAGCCTCGAGAAGAAATACTATCCTCCAGCTATGAAGCATCAGAAGGAACAGGAGTTCCACAACCTAGAGACGGGAGCTATGACTCTTACTGAGTACACTCGCAAGTTTGATGAACTCTCCAAGTTCGCCAAGAGACTGGTACCAGATGAGGAGACGCGCATCAATCAGTATGTGCGTCAAATGGAGCCCAGTTTGAACCAGTTGATGGTGGGACATGACTTCCCAACTTTCCAAGCTGCCTACGAGAAAGCCATGGCCATTTTTGCTGCCATCCAAAATGCggacaagaagaagaagaaaacctTTACCCCTACAGTGTCCCATAACAGTTTCATTCAGAAATCCCTTTACCCAGGGGCGGAGGGAGGGTGTGGGCTATATGGGCTATAGCCCtacatgatttatggttaaataaTTTTCACTATCAAATATAGGCATGtcaaaaatgtagcaaagttgGTCACTGACTCACTACATAAAAGTTCAAGGGTGAATGGATAAATTGGAGGTTGTGGGTTCAAAACTTCAAACCTTCTACCCatcattcttttacatttatgTTTATTTTTAACTTACCTTAAATATTAACACcttaaataaatatataaaaaattTATTTGTGGGCATTTTTAACTAATATTAGTAGGGTGTTTTTAGGTTCAAATTTATTATGTTTTAGACTTTtgaatatattttattaaatttccACACTTTTCAAGTAAATATGTCCACATTAACTCCTCAAATTTGGCAACATAAATATATACTTCTAGTTAAAATGGTTTTGAAATATAAATTTTTTCCAGTACTCTACTTTCTCCGTTAAACTCAATATATCGTATTAATTTTTGGCCAAAATTACAGATATTGCCTAAAACACTGTTTGAACTTAAAAAAAATTGCAACCGTATTTCAATAGCCCTACATGTATTTAATTCCTGGCTCCGCCCCTGCCTTTACCAAAAACCTCACTATCAAAAACCCCTTTATCAGAAGCCTTGTCATCAAAAACCTTTTCACCAGAAGTCAAAACCTTTTGCCAAGAAATTTCAGGCCAACTTATCGAACAAGATCTTCCCCAAGGGCGACAATACCGGTATGACGACACCCAGGGCTCAACTTCAAAGTGTTATCTATGCAAACAGGCTCCGCACCCTGGCAAACAGTGTAACGGGAAACCCATCATCTGCTTTTTCTGTAAAGAGGAAGGTCACAAGTCTTACGTCTGTCCCAAGAAGACAGGAACCCCACTGATTCAGGGAAGGGCTTACATGATGATCGATGGTGGAGAAGAGGAACAAGCCGATACAATCACTGGTAAATTTCTGGTTAACTCTTGTATGGCTTTCATATTGTTCGACACAGGAGCATCTCTATCACATGTATCACCAACCTTCGTAGCTAAGGCTAAACTTCCAAATCCCGAAGCAATCCATGCATCCATTTCGATTCCTAACGGTCAGACCTTAAATTGCAAAGCGAGGTACCAAGGCGTTTCTGTTATCATCCTTGGTTCGACCTTTCCGGCTAACCTCATCAGCCTCGACTTACCTGGTTTCGACATCATTTTGGGAATGGATTGGCTAGCAAAGTACCACGCCAAGTTTGAGTGTAGGGACTAGAAGATTTCACTAAGGAGCTCGCTCGGAGCAAGAGTAACTTATAGAGGTTACATACCGAACACCCGAGAAGGTCATCAATGCTATGAAGCTAGCGAGCCAGATGCGTAAAGGAGAACATACCTTCTTGTGCAACATAAATTCCATAGGAGAGGAAAAGCTCAGGATCGAGGACATACCCGTAGTCTGGGAATTTCCTGAGGTATTTCCCGAGGAATTACCCGGAATACCATCAGAGCGCGATGTAGAGTTCTCAATCGACTTAGTGCCAGGCACTGCCCTGATTTCAAAGTCACCATATCGTATGGCCCCAAAAGAGTTGCAAGAGTTGAAGATTCAACTAGGGGAACTCATCGAAAAGGGTTTCATCCGACCAAGTgcatcaccatggggagcaccagtgctttttgtgaagaagaaagatgggagtatgaggatGTGTATCGACTATCGCGACTTGAACAAGGTCACCATTAAGAACCGATACCCTTTACCACGTAtcgatgatcttttcgaccaattgAAAGGAGCAGGAGTATTCTCCAAGATCGATCTCAGAtctggttatcatcaaattccagtaaGAGAAGAGGATATTCCGAAGACAGCTTTCAGAACTagatatggtcactatgagttcaACGTAATGCCTTTTGGATTGACCAACGCACCAGCAGTGTTCATGGATCGGATGAATCGCACGTTTAGAGAGTACCTAGATAAGTGTGCCATTgtctttatcgatgacatcttagtataCTCTAAAACTATGTTCGAACATGAGGTTCATCTTCGCGCAGTTCTCAACAAGCTGCGACAACAAAAGTGGTATGCAAaactatccaagtgtgagttttggttgaaggAAGTGGCATTTCTGGGACATATTATAACAGATCAGGGAGTAAAAGTAGACCCCGCCAAGATCAAGGCCGTGGAAGAATGGCAATCCCCAAAGAATGTCTCTGAAATccgaagtttcttgggtttagcaggctACTACCGAAGATTTGTCcaagacttttcaaagatcgcGAGACCTATGACCAAACTTTTGCAGAAGGAGTCTAAGTACATTTGGACCGAGGAGTGTGAGAAGGCCTTCCAGAAACTAAAGACCCGAATCACGTCAGCCCCTATCTTAACTTTACCAACCGACGGAGAAGAGTACGACGTCTACAGTGACACATCCTTGAATGGTCTAGGATGTGTGCTAATGCAGAAAGGAAAAGTGATTACTTATGCGTCTCGACAGTTGAAGGTGAATGAGAAAAATTATCCAACTCATGACCTGGAGCTAGCAGCTGTagtttttgttttgaaaatttgGAGGCATTATTTATATGGAGTTAGATGTAACTTCTTGtatatacctcatttctgcacctctcgcaaaccacccggtgatgattgggccgcatgtttggtacgcggaacgatttgtgacaattcgtaagattaccgtcaagtgattgctcaaatattaatgtctacctcttagttgtcatctacgtgccgatacggtcgttttgacagtaattagagtacatttggagtccgggcctaaaaccgtctccattttcgtatctttttcatatctttccgagattcacttccaaagagtctccgaaaccctaattccttcacgttattagtataaataggagccttcgctcctcatatttctcacgcgagtgtccgcccttctcttctccctttgcattctagacctttgttcttactttttggcgtctacgtgcttgaacattcgaccacgtaagctcggattcttctgagtaccagcctcgtttgcatgaccgaccaatttgactaactacacatcaatcaacttaattaatctaatcgttttcctcttacgagggcactttttttgcattcgcgtcgagcatcactaattgatatcttagtccttctcgtttcgtcaacatgtaagtctgagggtgtataatatctctttttatttattgtattttaattagtatcacaattgtaaggtttatgtcgaaaatacctcgttaaaaccgatttctaaaccatgctttaaaaccttttttttacggatttccagaagactaaccgtcgagaaaggacgcaagaatcgccgcgcctcttgaaggagcgcagattcgccgcgcctcttcgtgaggctgtcgcagccttctcgcttcctttcttcttccttcgtcctctgtaaactcgttcgttgtttgttttttatttgcttgttctttaattcttcgtcataatagtctgatatttcacatgtatattaattatcacTCATTAGCACataattcatcataaattcaacttaaatcccttatgatcaatatttgcgggttttcgtcattaaactcaattcgggttttagaggttcgattcatcaatattgagtctctggaattcatcgatgacatatttacatctgttatttgtcatatctatcatatattcgtcattaatccgttgtatttaacctaattaattgatttagtttgttaatttgttaataattctcattaatcttatattaattcgtttaattccgtttcatccatgttttactgttttcatgaccattaatcatatgtaaataacctactaatcactttcatccgagtaaataatttaatcaattattaaattcaccaacgagtattaacaacacgcaattccggcttcacagccagaattcaggtcaggaacagacgcagcgtctgctgcgcctattccaaaggacgcagctctgctgcgcctgttccgggttgaattctgtccctgaactccgttgttgcctagacctagtttaattagcttatgtataattaactattattcgtattgtcaccttctgatctgttcgttaatttattcttttattctttttctcaaattatccgttttaaaggtattttcgacataaatcgcctaatccaatgtaattattgtaattttcattattgtaattttcttttgttgTATTTGTCATTATTTCTTGTGtcgtttgtatgttctcacatgtaattgaacttaaatcctacttcgacctaattatTTGCTAacttaattgtcaaccgacttagtattaattttcacatgttaggattaaaacttggatgttgcattgcatgcatacaatcgacgatatatcgagtacgaataacttctctaatcattagtagaggccgctatcgaggcgggcgggattaggtgttcgatcaaaagagcttcctaatacgtaccctcatcccttactccagatatctgtgaacacccgtgttcattggcatccacgagaatcattctagacatagaatgctaagggtaacgattgcttagtgttcatgtctctactttgtgtcttgacatgacacgaggtattcgaacggttccaatttcccataaaaattggtggcgactccatacaaaatgcaaacgcttgtttctcttctctcccaagcgcccccgtgggccccccgctgtccacagtttggcgactccgctggggataatacacttacgtgtagcaagggtgaaacttgaacaaggttagggaatagtttgtataagacaatcgtcggttttcataactcggtcttcctagatcgttttattcggccttcctaggcccaacccaacccattcgaccaatcgtcccgtctaaacagtcctaattcttatttgggcctaaggatgaatagcgattgacgtcatccataccatggtacttactcttgtttgtatcaagggccttcactacttgaggaaatggactaggaatcggccttactcttgtttggtacgagcctctccacagacttcgggtttgatggttcggtatggcaacccaccctttaaaccaaaacccttttaaatgcactcatcatcccgttataatgcttgtataaatgcttgtaccttacgtgatcaccatttctaaacaaaatcatgacgatttttcaaacatcaaaacccttttcttaatcaaaatttcgaaataggccgtcaattagcgcaaaatccagtcaaaactctgtccgtttgtcgtgtcaaaattcgggccacaaagcccatttcaaaacctcactttgagtccactcctacaactacactatagttgactaggacacacattttcaaaaaccttgtctttcttcaaagctcactcaacacaagtggcacacacccacttcacgagttaaaacatttcttcttttagcaagtgtggtagaatggtcgatcgtgttttgattcgtcgccgatctcttatccagttttcaagatgcctggatccagcgaaacaaaccttcaccaacttcaagatggtaatgatcgaatcctagccgcgctagcccaaatgcaagttacccaagaccaagtctatgaccgccttgagctcatcgagggccgtatctattccgtagagggaaggttgccc is a window encoding:
- the LOC141640921 gene encoding uncharacterized protein LOC141640921 → MTVIRSNGNGNGNPQEYLRRQGYEEAMTQMAAQLAASQVTITQLLNNQNQNQSQHHPSAFDKFSKHRPPSYHGSDDPNDLANWLVEMEKLLRLSHTPEEEKIEIVSYYLKGAANDWWTIAQEAFKTTPGYGWNEFRASLEKKYYPPAMKHQKEQEFHNLETGAMTLTEYTRKFDELSKFAKRLVPDEETRINQYVRQMEPSLNQLMVGHDFPTFQAAYEKAMAIFAAIQNADKKKKKTFTPTVSHNSFIQKSLYPGAEGGHVKNVAKLVTDSLHKSSRAPHPGKQCNGKPIICFFCKEEGHKSYVCPKKTGTPLIQGRAYMMIDGGEEEQADTITGKFLVNSCMAFILFDTGASLSHVSPTFVAKAKLPNPEAIHASISIPNGQTLNCKARYQGVSVIILGSTFPANLISLDLPGFDIILGMDWLAKYHAKFECRD